The following proteins are encoded in a genomic region of Heliangelus exortis chromosome 7, bHelExo1.hap1, whole genome shotgun sequence:
- the BBIP1 gene encoding BBSome-interacting protein 1, translating into MPEGKAVFREVLPKQGQLSVEDEAAMVLCKPKVLPLKSVTLEKLEQLQRAALEAARPPEGPPTADGAPPTRP; encoded by the exons ATGCCGGAGGGGAAGGCAGTGTTCCGGGAGGTGCTGCCCAAACAAG GGCAGCTGTCGGTGGAAGACGAGGCCGCCATGGTGTTGTGCAAGCCCAAGGTGCTGCCCCTCAAGTCGGTGaccctggagaagctggagcagctgcagcgGGCGGCGCTGGAGGCGGCGCGGCCGCCCGAGGGGCCACCGACGGCTGATGGGGCACCCCCGACCCGGCCTTAG